The Magnolia sinica isolate HGM2019 chromosome 9, MsV1, whole genome shotgun sequence genome contains a region encoding:
- the LOC131254924 gene encoding putative receptor-like protein kinase At3g47110: MELPPTTLLAFWSFLLLSSTHVPCFFASSAHFSNETDHLALLHFKDLITDGPLHSLSSWNHTLHFCRWQGVTCGGRRHPQRVIALILTDKNLVGPISPFIGNLTFLKRIDLANNSFSGLIPEQMGQLFRLRFLALYNNTLAGEIPTNLTYCSKLEFLYLHHNRLAGRIPTEIGSLSKLTVLVLGENNLTGSIPLSLGNLSSLSYLYLTTNSLDGSIPDDLGRLASLERFDIAENELSGKIPPQLYNLSSVKFLDVGFNRLYGNLPPNLGFTLPNLQWLSTGVNQFTGPIPISLSNASGLVIIDLGNNSFRGSVPTNFGSLKRLSMLLLSGNKLGIGKSQDLIFLDSLTNCSRLRMLEVVGNHLSGSLPDSMANISTQLTWLNLAENKIFGSIPSGIQNLVDLTLLDMANNFLTGTIPIGIGKLNQARELWFEANELSGQIPSSLGNISQLLILSLYENNLSGSIPSTIGNCTNLQFIYFHSNKFSSSLPKQLFIFPSLIHLYIGNNSFTGSLPVEVGYLKTLSVLSVSNNKLSGEIPSSLGNCLSLEYLLLDGNFFQESIPPTFSTLRGLRSLDLSCNNLSGEIPKYLEKLALESLNLSFNNFKGEVPKQGVFGNANQVSVLGNNKLCGGIPELNLPQCSCQASKKWRKSLASKVKISVVVVVPCLMLVSCIFATLYWVRKSRRKPVDVPSAEDPFITISYAELFKATDGFSSANLVGTGSFGAVYKGALDRDGTMVAVKVFNLQQQGALRSFMAECEALKNIRHRNLVKILTCCVSIDFKGNDFKALVYEYMPNESLDKWLHRDGDHQLGRNLKFTQMLNIAIDVASALDYLHNHGQTPIIHRDLKPSNILLDDDMIARVGDFGLARFLPEVAQSSSVGIKGSVGYIAPEYAMGSKASTQGDVYSYGILLLEMITGKGPTDGMFMDNLNLHHFAKLALPERVMEIVEPRLLVEDGEVTQGNGNHINTRNRMHECLILIVGIGVSCSSESPRERMCMKDVALKMHAIKNQYLGVRIHRDVQVRSQMLDGDLSYLSHY; encoded by the exons ATGGAGCTCCCACCTACGACCCTAttggcattttggtcatttctccttctctcttccacTCACGTTCCATGCTTCTTCGCATCATCCGCTCACTTCTCCAACGAAACCGATCACCTTGCTTTGCTCCACTTTAAAGATCTGATAACCGACGGTCCTCTCCATTCCTTGAGCTCATGGAACCATACTCTCCACTTCTGTCGCTGGCAAGGAGTCACATGCGGTGGTCGCCGCCATCCTCAAAGGGTCATTGCCTTGATCCTCACAGACAagaacttggtgggccccatttctcCCTTCATAGGCAACCTCACCTTCCTCAAGAGAATCGATCTCGCAAACAACAGCTTCAGCGGTCTGATTCCTGAACAGATGGGCCAGTTGTTCCGCTTGCGGTTTCTCGCTCTGTATAATAACACACTCGCTGGAGAAATTCCTACAAATCTGACCTACTGTTCGAAACTCGAATTCCTTTATCTTCACCATAATCGGTTGGCAGGGAGGATTCCAACTGAGATTGGCTCTCTATCGAAACTCACTGTATTGGTTCTTGGTGAGAACAATCTTACAGGAAGCATCCCACTttcacttggaaacctttcgtCTCTCTCTTACCTTTATCTCACAACAAACAGTCTGGATGGCAGCATACCAGATGACCTTGGTCGGTTGGCAAGCTTAGAGAGGTTTGACATTGCTGAAAATGAACTGTCAGGTAAGATTCCACCCCAGCTATACAATCTCTCCTCCGTTAAGTTTTTGGACGTGGGATTTAACAGATTGTATGGAAATCTTCCTCCTAACTTAGGCTTCACTCTTCCTAATCTCCAATGGCTTTCCACCGGAGTAAACCAATTCACAGGACCCATACCAATTTCGTTGTCCAATGCTTCAGGACTCGTTATTATTGACCTTGGTAACAATAGCTTTCGCGGATCTGTACCTACGAATTTTGGAAGCCTCAAGCGTCTGTCCATGTTACTTTTGTCGGGTAATAAACTTGGGATTGGAAAATCTCAAGACTTGATTTTTCTCGATTCTTTGACCAATTGCAGTCGCTTACGAATGCTGGAGGTAGTCGGTAATCATCTCAGCGGTTCGTTGCCCGATTCCATGGCAAATATTTCGACCCAACTGACTTGGCTAAATTTGGCAGAAAACAAGATATTCGGAAGCATCCCATCTGGGATTCAGAATCTTGTCGACTTAACATTACTGGATATGGCGAATAACTTTTTAACAGGTACTATTCCCATTGGTATTGGGAAGCTTAACCAGGCAAGAGAGCTTTGGTTCGAAGCAAATGAATTATCAGGGCAAATTCCATCTTCCTTAGGCAACATCTCTCAATTGTTGATACTCAGTTTATATGAAAACAATCTATCGGGGAGCATACCTTCAACTATTGGTAATTGCACAAACCTGCAATTCATATACTTCCACAGTAATAAGTTCAGCAGTAGCTTACCCAAACAACTTTTCATCTTTCCATCTTTGATTCATCTTTACATTGGAAATAACTCTTTTACCGGTAGCTTGCCGGTCGAAGTTGGTTACTTGAAAACTCTCTCGGTATTGAGTGTTTCAAATAACAAATTGTCAGGAGAAATTCCAAGCTCGCTAGGAAATTGTCTCAGCCTAGAGTATCTCTTGTTGGATGGAAACTTCTTTCAAGAATCAATTCCTCCAACATTTAGTACTCTAAGAGGCCTTCGATCCCTGGATCTTTCATGCAACAACCTATCTGGGGAGATTCCAAAATATCTGGAGAAGCTTGCTCTAGAGTCTCTAAATCTTTCCTTCAATAATTTCAAGGGTGAAGTACCAAAACAAGGGGTCTTTGGAAATGCCAATCAAGTTTCAGTGCTCGGAAATAATAAGCTTTGTGGGGGTATTCCAGAATTAAATTTGCCTCAATGCTCTTGCCAAGCTTCCAAGAAATGGAGAAAGTCTCTTGCATCAAAAGTAAAAATctcagttgttgttgttgtcccgTGCCTTATGTTAGTATCATGTATCTTTGCCACTCTTTATTGGGTAAGAAAGTCAAGAAGGAAACCTGTTGATGTGCCTTCTGCGGAGGATCCTTTCATCACCATTTCTTATGCGGAACTCTTTAAAGCAACAGATGGCTTCTCTTCTGCCAATTTGGTCGGCACTGGAAGTTTTGGCGCTGTATATAAAGGGGCTCTGGATCGTGATGGAACTATGGTAGCAGtgaaagtcttcaatcttcaacaacAAGGAGCTCTGAGGAGCTTCATGGCTGAATGCGAAGCCTTGAAaaacattaggcatcggaatctTGTTAAGATCTTAACTTGTTGTGTAAGCATTGATTTTAAGGGCAATGATTTCAAAGCTCTAGTTTACGAGTACATGCCTAATGAAAGTCTAGACAAGTGGTTGCACAGAGATGGCGATCACCAGCTTGGAAGGAACTTGAAGTTTACTCAAATGCTAAACATAGCTATTGATGTGGCTTCTGCACTGGATTATCTGCATAATCATGGCCAAACGCCAATCATTCATCGAGATTTAAAGCCAAGCAATattcttcttgatgatgacatgattgctcGTGTGGGTGATTTTGGGCTAGCCAGGTTCTTACCTGAGGTTGCTCAAAGTAGCTCGGTTGGAATCAAGGGATCTGTTGGATACATCGCTCCAG AATATGCGATGGGCAGTAAagcatctacacaaggagatgttTACAGCTATGGAATCCTTCTATTGGAGATGATCACTGGAAAGGGGCCAACAGATGGCATGTTTATGGACAATCTAAACCTTCATCATTTCGCTAAGTTAGCTTTGCCTGAACGAGTAATGGAGATTGTTGAGCCACGACTGCTTGTAGAAGACGGTGAAGTTACTCAGGGCAATGGAAATCATATCAATACAAGAAATAGAATGCATGAATGCTTGATTTTAATAGTCGGAATCGGTGTGTCATGTTCTTCAGAGTCTCCAAGAGAACGAATGTGCATGAAAGATGTGGCTTTAAAAATGCATGCAATCAAGAACCAATATCTCGGGGTCAGGATTCATAGAGACGTACAAGTTAGATCACAAATGTTAGATGGTGATTTGTCTTACCTCAGTCATTACTAA